A region from the Bdellovibrio bacteriovorus genome encodes:
- a CDS encoding PD-(D/E)XK nuclease family protein: protein MLQVIPIESRTQIAQIFANYNPRSQSWLVSDLRTKFELQQKILAREGQYVDESVLRASDLWKILLKRLDPGLRLVSDPFARSLLRTIMDENAEVLGVNSSAEDTVFSYIDQMAAVLFHPEGTSRLEEWFETHPESKNRWRDWYLRARFCALKLLQDHRVITADWITAYLQNFNELERVWDIPLIVDLSGEISRVEAEILRVLSRSVDVIVLEPNPSWKKDFHFLLKPYEDLRQQSQKVQELPSVVKKEKRQDVMRFSGMLAEIKHSVGQVREWLDEGKSAESIAIVAPDIETYWPVLQSYLQEEGIPVQKDITHKAQSLPSVTRWLALLRSKSGRLSSSDLEISFFDKEESQELRYEEFRSLFKSLYVNEDLARNETVYKVFHEQLDLTGILSRDEFVAKALMYWNSAETDIVQVILRELLQNAVSSTKLIWKEWLSYLESIVAAKEYTLEKGHPRGIMVTKLMSAHSEKAQYRIFVGLTDEALRARNKTQLSGQDYFELAKDIGFYLDNPDQSDLDFELRLLAEAESIHDIFCFGATDLSGSLCSPCTFWMSLSGDHESLNLPKETRWDELQHSDQTAGRPWVDARKENIERRIQQDMGKMELENIQVPNLPRISASSVESFLECPFVFAAQRYFKLKDLPDIDLDVDHRTRGQLAHALFEKLTAEPMRFNWTAEELDQVLEEIKTEKKLLFADDRLWKPFKKKHIHLGQRFLDFEKRWRDEFKKTRTLAREKRFEFYLDPVTEEISREPKDNCFRISGQIDRIDGDGVSQLVVLDYKSSAGGISSHASWFKNRELQLLFYMWVIEKGLLEDVGGEVIGLFYYVFRNFERKGFKIEDFAGGLFPSSKRKDKNATAESKEKYLSEFSTVLMGTLDRIKKGESQAKPTDFKTCSGCEWRRQCRAPHLN, encoded by the coding sequence ATGTTGCAAGTCATTCCCATAGAAAGTCGAACTCAGATCGCACAGATTTTTGCGAACTACAATCCACGTTCCCAATCGTGGTTGGTTTCTGACTTGCGCACAAAGTTCGAACTTCAACAAAAAATTCTGGCACGTGAAGGACAGTACGTTGATGAATCTGTTTTGCGTGCCAGTGATCTTTGGAAAATTCTGTTAAAGCGTTTGGATCCGGGTTTACGTTTGGTCAGCGATCCTTTTGCGCGTTCTCTTCTGCGCACCATTATGGATGAAAATGCCGAAGTTCTTGGCGTCAATTCTTCCGCGGAGGACACGGTCTTTTCTTATATCGACCAAATGGCGGCGGTGCTTTTCCATCCCGAAGGGACGTCGCGGCTTGAAGAGTGGTTTGAAACTCACCCTGAATCTAAGAACCGGTGGCGTGATTGGTATCTGCGCGCGCGTTTCTGTGCACTGAAACTTCTTCAAGACCACCGCGTGATCACCGCGGATTGGATTACGGCCTATTTGCAAAACTTCAATGAGCTTGAACGCGTCTGGGATATTCCTTTGATCGTCGATCTGAGCGGGGAAATCTCACGTGTGGAGGCAGAAATCCTGCGCGTGCTTTCGCGTTCGGTGGACGTGATTGTTTTAGAGCCGAATCCTTCTTGGAAAAAAGATTTCCATTTCCTATTAAAGCCTTACGAAGATCTGCGCCAACAAAGTCAGAAGGTGCAAGAGCTTCCTTCTGTCGTAAAAAAGGAGAAACGTCAGGATGTGATGCGTTTCTCAGGGATGTTAGCCGAAATCAAACACAGCGTAGGGCAAGTGCGCGAATGGCTGGATGAGGGAAAATCCGCAGAGTCTATTGCCATCGTTGCTCCAGATATAGAAACATACTGGCCGGTTTTGCAGTCGTATTTGCAAGAAGAAGGCATTCCGGTTCAAAAGGATATAACCCACAAAGCGCAAAGTCTTCCTTCGGTCACTCGTTGGTTGGCTTTGCTTCGTTCTAAGAGCGGACGACTTTCTAGCTCGGACCTTGAAATTTCCTTCTTCGATAAAGAAGAATCTCAAGAGCTTCGCTATGAAGAATTCCGTTCGTTGTTTAAAAGCCTTTACGTGAATGAAGATCTTGCCCGCAATGAAACCGTCTATAAGGTCTTCCACGAGCAATTGGATCTTACTGGAATTTTAAGTCGCGACGAGTTTGTCGCAAAAGCTTTGATGTACTGGAATTCAGCCGAGACCGACATCGTGCAGGTAATCTTGCGCGAGCTCTTACAAAATGCCGTTAGCTCGACCAAACTTATTTGGAAAGAATGGCTGAGTTATCTTGAAAGCATCGTGGCCGCTAAAGAGTACACTTTAGAAAAAGGCCATCCTCGCGGCATCATGGTGACAAAACTGATGTCAGCGCATAGTGAAAAAGCGCAGTACCGTATCTTCGTAGGCCTGACCGACGAAGCTTTGCGTGCCAGAAATAAAACGCAGCTTTCGGGTCAAGACTATTTTGAGTTAGCAAAAGACATTGGTTTCTACCTGGATAATCCAGATCAAAGCGATTTGGATTTTGAACTTCGTCTTTTGGCCGAAGCTGAAAGCATTCACGACATTTTCTGTTTTGGAGCTACGGATTTAAGTGGCAGCCTCTGTTCGCCTTGCACATTCTGGATGAGCTTATCTGGCGATCACGAATCTTTAAATCTTCCTAAAGAAACTCGTTGGGATGAACTGCAACACTCTGATCAAACCGCGGGACGTCCGTGGGTGGATGCACGTAAAGAAAATATCGAAAGACGCATTCAGCAGGATATGGGGAAGATGGAGCTTGAAAATATTCAGGTGCCAAATTTACCGCGAATCTCTGCGTCCTCTGTAGAAAGTTTCCTAGAGTGTCCTTTCGTGTTTGCAGCGCAAAGATATTTTAAATTAAAAGACCTTCCTGATATTGATCTGGATGTGGATCATCGAACGCGTGGTCAGTTGGCTCATGCTCTATTTGAAAAACTGACGGCGGAGCCGATGCGCTTTAATTGGACCGCGGAAGAGTTGGACCAGGTTCTAGAAGAAATCAAAACGGAAAAGAAACTTCTTTTCGCGGATGATCGTCTTTGGAAGCCATTTAAGAAAAAACACATTCACTTGGGACAACGCTTTTTAGATTTTGAAAAGCGTTGGCGGGATGAGTTTAAGAAAACACGTACTTTGGCCCGAGAAAAGCGTTTCGAATTTTATCTAGATCCGGTGACCGAAGAAATTTCTCGCGAACCTAAAGACAACTGCTTCCGTATCTCTGGTCAAATCGACCGTATTGACGGGGATGGTGTCAGTCAGTTGGTTGTTCTGGATTACAAGAGCTCTGCAGGGGGCATCTCTTCTCATGCTTCGTGGTTTAAAAACCGCGAGCTTCAGCTTTTGTTTTACATGTGGGTGATTGAAAAAGGCCTGCTAGAAGACGTCGGCGGGGAAGTCATCGGTCTTTTCTATTACGTCTTTAGAAATTTTGAACGCAAAGGATTTAAAATCGAAGATTTTGCCGGAGGCTTATTTCCGTCTTCCAAACGGAAAGATAAAAATGCCACGGCTGAATCCAAAGAAAAATATCTTTCCGAGTTCAGCACAGTTCTTATGGGAACTTTAGATCGTATCAAAAAAGGGGAAAGTCAGGCAAAACCCACGGACTTTAAGACCTGTTCTGGTTGTGAATGGAGGCGACAATGTCGAGCCCCACATCTGAATTAA
- a CDS encoding UvrD-helicase domain-containing protein — protein MSSPTSELKNTILRAGAGAGKTTTLTQTFLKFASDFKERNGKFPRIVVTTFTRKATQELKERLLSKALSEGREDLFHYVSAKSQVQISTIHGVLSLFLSRYGSSIGLTPDYKIMSDSEIRKGARKIMRKYLLENPSLQELLEEYDFQTLESALLKYFSENVIFPNMTFIEKGDMQKETEKVVKDIAGKLKRVCTEIGQEASNEKWQEYAQSLANFSWTVSSWDEFFARLESFWEHTSKPQFRKATPPFSLSLHEELEELRERIDKLLEEPRYRPEFWEKHQKNCELFDELASFFCRDFMSSKLEQGLLSMSDLETLSYKIIQESPDAAVKFSQEWDFWMVDEYQDTSPVQVRLLRHLIGERPLFVVGDPQQSIYLFRGARSEVFQEKVSEIQSQNGDVQIKLTNYRSSPEVLEFFNHYFTKLSKQFAAMTPAPDKVRKGNEDPVVQVLLSETGDEDETSAEVLTTVARIQELLAEGVSPEQICVLGRTHKTLEDIAKVAQEYGVPLQLHSGSGFYERREVLDALAILKFLVNPHDNANFVALLRSPWLALSDSEIASYCHSFKHSFWKEAQKPLEQKDETHPLRILKTLIAQSETKGLSWTFKRALIDLGLFDYSAKIDSTGRREANLWKVVALLSQEERRPGFNFLDFLDSSLETLSTDEGGEDADATPVIEPKRVNFMTVHASKGLQFDQVILPGMGQDPRASHAPVLSIREQDGLWSLKVRNEETQAMTGSILADQITEELRQRESEEFNRVLYVAMTRAKSGVSLIWDRKIGKKSWAAQCPLNLEEGLHQEKDFAYVVRVENLLPQKMQSEALEHKNLRPAWQGEDIEAKRRYISVTELVAPEAPTGSTYTPKAGALGQGLARAQQGTNAHRLFEALKYTSYEELLKVSDEDLKKPLQFLTETKDIPLLEIIEKGHVEWGFALNFKNALMQGQIDLWGIVGDTLWMVDYKTGSQRYSETAFKQLEAYAWALYQMKYLDGVNKINLAVVYPMDALVKIENVRSLPEMNSRMEKRLLEYMQSSES, from the coding sequence ATGTCGAGCCCCACATCTGAATTAAAAAACACCATTCTGCGCGCCGGGGCCGGTGCGGGTAAAACCACAACATTGACCCAAACCTTTTTGAAGTTTGCTAGCGACTTTAAAGAAAGAAACGGTAAATTTCCACGCATCGTCGTGACGACCTTCACGCGCAAAGCCACGCAAGAACTAAAAGAGCGTCTTTTAAGCAAAGCTTTATCTGAAGGTCGTGAAGATCTTTTCCACTATGTCAGTGCAAAGTCGCAAGTTCAGATTTCAACGATTCACGGGGTTTTAAGTCTGTTCTTATCTCGTTATGGTTCTAGCATCGGGCTGACGCCTGATTATAAAATCATGAGTGATTCCGAGATCCGCAAGGGCGCGCGTAAAATCATGCGCAAATACCTGTTGGAGAATCCTTCTTTGCAGGAACTTCTGGAAGAATACGACTTTCAAACCCTAGAAAGTGCCTTGCTAAAGTATTTCTCTGAAAATGTGATCTTTCCCAACATGACCTTTATTGAAAAAGGGGACATGCAAAAGGAAACTGAAAAAGTCGTCAAAGATATCGCAGGTAAGTTGAAGCGCGTCTGTACTGAGATCGGACAAGAAGCTTCCAATGAAAAGTGGCAGGAATATGCTCAATCTTTAGCGAACTTCTCTTGGACGGTGTCGTCCTGGGATGAGTTCTTTGCGCGCCTAGAGAGTTTCTGGGAACACACTTCGAAACCTCAGTTTAGAAAAGCGACACCGCCATTTTCCCTCAGTCTTCATGAAGAATTAGAAGAATTGCGTGAGCGTATTGATAAGCTTTTGGAAGAGCCGCGCTATCGTCCCGAATTTTGGGAAAAGCATCAAAAGAACTGTGAACTTTTTGATGAACTAGCGTCTTTCTTCTGTCGTGACTTTATGAGCTCGAAATTAGAACAAGGTCTGCTTTCTATGAGTGATCTTGAGACTCTATCGTACAAAATCATTCAAGAGTCCCCAGACGCTGCTGTGAAGTTTTCGCAAGAGTGGGATTTTTGGATGGTCGACGAATACCAGGATACAAGCCCTGTGCAAGTGCGGTTGTTGCGTCACCTTATCGGCGAGCGTCCTCTCTTTGTGGTGGGGGATCCCCAGCAAAGTATCTATCTTTTCCGCGGAGCTCGTTCGGAAGTCTTCCAGGAAAAGGTCAGCGAAATCCAAAGCCAAAACGGCGATGTGCAGATTAAACTGACGAATTACCGCTCGTCTCCAGAAGTGTTAGAATTCTTCAATCACTATTTTACCAAGCTGAGCAAGCAGTTTGCCGCTATGACGCCGGCTCCGGATAAAGTTCGAAAGGGGAATGAAGATCCCGTCGTGCAAGTTTTGCTTTCTGAAACTGGAGACGAAGACGAAACCTCTGCCGAGGTTTTAACGACAGTAGCCCGCATTCAAGAACTGTTGGCAGAAGGTGTGAGTCCGGAACAAATCTGTGTGTTAGGTCGGACCCATAAAACTCTTGAAGACATTGCGAAAGTGGCGCAAGAGTACGGCGTCCCATTGCAACTTCATAGCGGCAGTGGTTTTTATGAGCGTCGTGAAGTTTTGGACGCCTTGGCCATTTTGAAGTTCTTAGTGAATCCTCATGATAACGCCAACTTTGTGGCCTTATTAAGATCCCCGTGGTTGGCATTGTCGGATAGTGAAATTGCAAGTTATTGTCACAGCTTCAAGCACTCGTTCTGGAAAGAGGCTCAAAAGCCTTTAGAGCAAAAAGATGAAACTCATCCCTTGCGTATTCTTAAAACTTTAATTGCGCAAAGTGAAACCAAGGGGCTTTCTTGGACCTTTAAGCGAGCTTTGATTGATCTGGGACTTTTTGACTATTCGGCAAAAATTGATTCCACGGGACGTCGCGAAGCCAATCTTTGGAAAGTCGTGGCACTTCTGAGTCAGGAAGAACGCCGACCTGGTTTTAACTTTTTGGATTTCTTAGACTCTAGCCTTGAAACTTTGTCGACGGACGAAGGCGGGGAAGATGCGGATGCGACTCCGGTGATTGAGCCTAAGCGTGTGAACTTCATGACCGTGCATGCCTCAAAAGGTTTGCAATTTGATCAAGTGATTTTACCAGGTATGGGGCAAGATCCTCGCGCCAGCCACGCCCCTGTGCTCAGTATCCGAGAGCAAGATGGTTTGTGGTCTCTGAAAGTTCGCAACGAAGAAACTCAAGCGATGACCGGAAGTATTCTGGCAGATCAAATCACCGAAGAACTTCGTCAGCGTGAAAGTGAAGAGTTCAATCGCGTGCTGTACGTGGCAATGACTCGAGCCAAATCCGGTGTCTCGTTAATTTGGGACCGAAAGATCGGTAAGAAATCGTGGGCCGCACAATGTCCTTTGAACCTGGAAGAAGGTCTGCATCAGGAAAAAGATTTCGCTTACGTGGTGCGAGTAGAAAACTTGTTACCGCAGAAAATGCAAAGCGAAGCATTGGAACATAAGAATCTTCGTCCGGCATGGCAAGGCGAAGACATAGAGGCTAAACGCCGATATATTTCTGTTACCGAACTCGTTGCGCCGGAAGCACCGACGGGCTCCACTTACACTCCGAAAGCAGGCGCTTTAGGACAAGGTCTAGCTCGGGCCCAACAGGGAACGAATGCGCATAGATTGTTTGAGGCCTTGAAATACACTTCTTACGAAGAGCTGCTTAAAGTCTCGGATGAAGACCTCAAAAAGCCTTTGCAATTCTTAACTGAAACCAAGGACATTCCTCTTTTAGAAATCATCGAAAAAGGACATGTCGAATGGGGTTTTGCTTTGAATTTTAAAAACGCTCTTATGCAAGGTCAGATCGATCTTTGGGGCATCGTTGGTGATACACTGTGGATGGTGGACTATAAAACCGGCTCTCAACGGTATTCAGAAACCGCGTTTAAACAGTTAGAAGCCTATGCATGGGCTCTTTATCAAATGAAGTATTTAGACGGCGTTAATAAAATCAATCTTGCTGTTGTTTATCCGATGGATGCATTGGTGAAGATTGAGAATGTCCGCAGTCTTCCAGAGATGAATTCTCGAATGGAAAAAAGACTTCTTGAGTACATGCAGTCGTCGGAGTCCTGA